A genomic region of Staphylococcus roterodami contains the following coding sequences:
- the thiD gene encoding bifunctional hydroxymethylpyrimidine kinase/phosphomethylpyrimidine kinase, producing the protein MNKPKIALTIAGTDPTGGAGVMADLKSFHSCGVYGMGVVTSIVAQNTMGVQHIHNLESQWVDEQLDSVFSDTLPHAIKTGMIATADTMDTIRHYLLQQPSIPYVIDPVMLAKSGDSLMDDATKQNLQHTLLPLADVVTPNLPEAEEITGLIIDSEEKILQAGRIFINDIGSKGVVIKGGHSDDLNISKDYLFTKDGVKTFESERFETKHTHGTGCTFSAVITAELAKGRTLTEAVHKAKKFISMSIQYTPEIGRGRGPVNHFAYLKKEGLDDEISR; encoded by the coding sequence ATGAATAAACCTAAAATTGCATTAACTATTGCTGGAACGGATCCAACAGGTGGTGCTGGTGTTATGGCTGATTTAAAATCATTTCATTCGTGTGGTGTATATGGTATGGGAGTCGTTACTAGCATTGTTGCTCAAAATACGATGGGAGTTCAACATATTCATAACTTAGAAAGTCAGTGGGTAGATGAGCAACTAGATAGTGTATTTAGTGATACATTACCTCACGCAATTAAAACGGGAATGATTGCTACAGCTGATACGATGGATACAATTCGTCATTATTTATTACAACAGCCCTCTATTCCTTATGTAATTGATCCTGTGATGCTAGCTAAAAGTGGCGATTCTTTAATGGATGATGCAACTAAACAAAATTTACAACATACGTTATTGCCATTAGCTGATGTCGTGACTCCAAACTTACCTGAAGCAGAGGAAATAACAGGACTTATAATTGATAGCGAAGAAAAAATTTTACAAGCTGGACGCATTTTTATTAATGACATAGGTAGTAAGGGGGTTGTTATTAAAGGTGGTCATTCAGATGATCTTAATATTTCAAAGGACTATTTATTTACTAAAGATGGCGTTAAAACATTTGAAAGTGAAAGATTTGAAACAAAGCATACGCATGGAACTGGATGTACTTTTTCAGCAGTTATAACAGCAGAACTTGCTAAAGGTAGAACACTAACAGAAGCAGTGCATAAAGCTAAAAAGTTTATTTCAATGAGTATTCAATATACACCTGAAATAGGTAGGGGAAGAGGTCCAGTTAATCATTTTGCATATTTAAAGAAAGAAGGATTAGATGATGAAATATCTAGATAA
- the tenA gene encoding thiaminase II, with translation MEFSQELYQDAKPIINDIYEDDFIQKMLSGDIEADALRHYLKADAAYLKEFTNLYALLIPKMNNMDDVKFLVEQIDFMVEGEVLAHDILAQIVGEPYEEIIKTKVWPPSGDHYIKHMYYQAFSRENAIYTIAAMAPCPYIYAELAKRAQNDSCLNKEKDTAKWFDFYSTEMDDVINVFEALMNKLAESLSTEELNQVKHVFLESCIHERRFFNMAMTLEKWEFGGDSQ, from the coding sequence ATGGAGTTTTCACAAGAATTGTACCAAGATGCAAAGCCAATCATTAATGATATTTATGAAGATGATTTTATTCAGAAGATGTTATCTGGAGATATAGAAGCTGACGCATTACGTCATTACTTAAAAGCTGATGCTGCGTATTTAAAAGAATTTACAAACTTATATGCATTGTTAATTCCAAAAATGAACAATATGGATGATGTGAAATTTTTAGTAGAACAAATTGATTTTATGGTAGAAGGTGAAGTGTTAGCGCATGATATATTAGCACAAATTGTTGGTGAACCTTATGAAGAAATTATTAAAACTAAAGTTTGGCCACCAAGTGGCGACCATTACATTAAGCACATGTATTACCAAGCATTTAGTCGTGAAAATGCTATTTATACAATTGCCGCAATGGCACCTTGCCCATATATATATGCAGAATTAGCGAAGCGTGCTCAAAATGATAGTTGTTTAAATAAAGAGAAAGATACAGCAAAATGGTTTGATTTTTATAGTACTGAAATGGACGATGTTATCAATGTTTTTGAAGCATTGATGAATAAGTTAGCGGAATCATTGTCTACTGAAGAACTTAATCAAGTGAAACATGTATTTTTAGAAAGTTGTATTCATGAACGTCGATTTTTCAATATGGCTATGACTTTAGAAAAATGGGAATTTGGAGGAGATAGTCAATGA
- the sceD gene encoding lytic transglycosylase SceD: protein MKKTLLASSLAVGLGIVAGNAGHEAHASEADLNKASLAQMAQSNDQTLNQKPIEAGAYNYTFDYEGFTYHFESDGTHFAWNYHATGANEATVSAQAPTNSVAPSTAQANQTQSQEVAAPQNAQTQQPQATTSNNSQVTATPTESKASEGSSVNVNDHLKQIAQRESGGNIHAVNPTSGAAGKYQFLQSTWDSVAPAKYKGVSPANAPESVQDAAAVKLYNTGGAGHWVTA, encoded by the coding sequence ATGAAGAAAACATTACTCGCATCATCTTTAGCAGTAGGTTTAGGAATCGTAGCAGGAAATGCAGGTCATGAAGCCCATGCAAGTGAAGCGGATTTAAATAAAGCATCATTAGCGCAAATGGCGCAATCAAACGATCAAACATTAAATCAAAAACCAATTGAAGCAGGCGCTTATAATTATACATTTGACTATGAAGGATTTACGTATCATTTTGAATCAGATGGTACACACTTCGCATGGAATTATCATGCAACAGGTGCTAATGAAGCAACAGTAAGTGCACAAGCACCAACAAATAGTGTAGCACCTTCAACTGCGCAAGCTAATCAAACGCAATCACAAGAAGTTGCAGCACCACAAAATGCTCAAACACAACAGCCACAAGCAACAACATCAAATAATTCACAAGTGACTGCAACACCAACAGAATCAAAAGCATCTGAAGGATCTTCAGTTAATGTGAATGATCATCTAAAACAAATTGCACAACGTGAATCTGGTGGTAATATTCATGCTGTTAACCCAACATCAGGTGCAGCAGGTAAATATCAATTCTTACAATCAACTTGGGATTCAGTAGCACCAGCTAAATATAAAGGTGTATCACCAGCAAATGCACCAGAAAGTGTCCAAGATGCTGCAGCAGTAAAATTATATAACACTGGTGGCGCTGGTCATTGGGTAACTGCTTAA
- a CDS encoding single-stranded DNA-binding protein, with product MLNKIVIVGRLTKDVQIFEKEERKVATFCVATQRNYKDENGEIVCDYIFCKAFGKLASNIDKYTNQGTLVGITGQMRSRKYDKDGQTHFVTELYVETIKFMSPKSLNNEILSDNILNIDSHNLDNPDLLEI from the coding sequence ATGCTTAACAAAATTGTAATTGTTGGAAGACTAACGAAAGATGTACAAATCTTTGAAAAGGAGGAAAGAAAGGTTGCTACGTTTTGTGTTGCAACACAACGAAATTATAAAGATGAAAATGGAGAAATCGTCTGTGATTATATTTTTTGTAAAGCATTTGGCAAGTTAGCGTCAAACATTGATAAGTACACCAATCAAGGTACGCTAGTAGGTATTACAGGTCAAATGAGATCAAGAAAATATGATAAAGACGGTCAAACACACTTTGTTACAGAATTATATGTTGAAACTATAAAGTTTATGTCCCCTAAATCCCTGAATAATGAAATTCTCTCAGATAATATTTTAAATATTGACTCTCATAATTTAGATAATCCTGACTTATTAGAAATTTAA
- a CDS encoding YwpF-like family protein — MKTFKAVRFQIVNEHGRIIEYELEDGVIINKEESGTGWLLEIVISNEHYETFKEYQDNEQLLDIRVVITRPANDPALFESTIKSIKNFKTTMSIVFECHIYTLRQQYAESLLEQLIDDGLSGEELKNSFNRMMQSKPKLKDEKLEE; from the coding sequence ATGAAAACTTTTAAAGCAGTAAGGTTCCAAATTGTAAATGAACACGGCAGAATTATTGAATATGAGTTAGAAGATGGCGTAATAATTAATAAAGAAGAAAGTGGTACAGGTTGGTTACTTGAAATTGTAATTTCAAATGAACATTATGAAACTTTTAAAGAATACCAAGACAATGAACAGTTACTCGATATACGCGTTGTTATAACTCGTCCAGCCAATGACCCAGCATTATTTGAGTCCACTATTAAGAGTATTAAAAATTTCAAAACAACGATGTCTATTGTATTTGAATGTCATATTTATACTTTGAGACAACAGTATGCTGAAAGTTTATTAGAACAACTTATCGATGATGGCTTATCTGGTGAAGAATTAAAAAATTCATTTAATAGAATGATGCAATCTAAACCGAAGTTAAAAGATGAAAAATTAGAAGAATAA